A single Drechmeria coniospora strain ARSEF 6962 chromosome 03, whole genome shotgun sequence DNA region contains:
- a CDS encoding PAB-dependent poly-specific ribonuclease subunit PAN2, which yields MDGDWDEVSRISLPAPGVHAMLTPVTTMIFDTSQELLWTGNDYGRVTSFMGSDLQRYTSFKAHLSADGPVRQVLVNDRGVIALGPKDLHMALRRGLPIWHLRTTDMQDLRCMSFTSKGTAEIIVAGHQDKMLVIDLNKGEVVKQVSTEHQYSIMKRGRYICAATKTGTVHLLDPITFAVVKSWNAHSALINDMDAQHDFIVTCGYSLRQGQNYMLDPFLNVFDIKKMASMPPIPFPAGAAFVRMHPRMLTTSIVVSQTGQMHVVDLMNPNTSNVRQANVISYLSMFEIAPSGEAIALADPECSIHLWGSPSKLHFVDLATPIEFATAEEAMPPVEWTPDFPLNSVGLPYYRDVLASAWPDIVCDVGAPPAKFDAPFLHGLKTAEFGMYGRNTRGLRRNQVDDTRSVHKAASLGLKAPKFLSEKARELAKSDTRRLDDKADDLPSPLGGPEIKSMQSEMPLMYRNVEIKYSKFGVDDFDFGFYNKTRYSGLEIHISNSYANSLLQIMHFTPLVRNLALQHAATACISEICLLCELGFLFDMLQKADGSICQATNLLRTLSNHPQAAPLGLLEEDLHGSSLNVMLQGLTRFFLEKIVQDYRSMSPSSSSMEQILATSATSSIRCMNCRSEYTRPGSTFVNDLLYPPLKQPGRNSTKMPRVTFSQVLKSSIERETTSKGWCSRCQRYQTIATRKSIYNIPAVLMLNTAITNPDHRMLWSTPGWLPEEIGIIVDQGQFYCYEGEDLKLHLQRGMHNITVYSLIGMAINVEGGQTQKPHLVAVINVAHAEPEAPGESQWHLFNDFLVRTVRTDDALAFNTSWKVPSVICFQMKQANNKIDTDWKDHLDTSILYQDFSPSLNSEVKTYQILDPKTERPGPETIIALDTEFVAVRQPEIEMNSDGERETIRPIVYALARASVVRGHGEKEGTPFIDDYIAIKEPIVDYLTSYSGIREEDLDPRISKHSLLPLKMAYKKLWVLLNLGCKFLGHGLKQDFRVVNIHVPKTQVIDTIDLFFLQSRLRKLSLAFLAWCLLKEDIQLETHDSIEDSRTALKLYRKYLEFEDAGILDAMLQDIYRAGREVNFKPPRKDDCDVQRVDTPPLPADGGTPRPSTPVRKAIGLAAPTQGTSGFGGASWTPGKGSPLR from the exons ATGGACGGAGACTGGGATGAA GTCTCCCGAATTTCGCTCCCGGCCCCGGGCGTCCATGCGATGCTGACGCCCGTCACCACCATGATCTTCGACACTTCGCAGGAGCTTCTCTGGACGGGGAATGACTAC GGCCGAGTCACCTCGTTCATGGGTTCCGACCTCCAGAGGTACACTTCCTTCAAGGCCCACCTGTCTGCCGACGGACCGGTGCGGCAGGTGTTGGTGAATGATAGGGGTGTCATCGCTCTAGGGCCCAAGGACCTTCACATGGCCTTGCGGAGGGGACTGCCGATATGGCACCTGAG GACTACCGACATGCAGGACCTTCGATGCATGAGCTTTACGTCCAAGGGCACGGCCGagatcatcgtcgccggacATCAGGACAAGATGCTAGTCATCGACCTCAATAAGGGCGAGGTCGTCAAGCAA GTATCTACCGAGCATCAATATTCCATCATGAAGCGCGGCCGGTATATTTGCGCCGCAACGAAAACGGGAACTGTCCATCTTTTGGACCCAATCACCTTTGCCGTTGTCAAGTCCTGGAACGCCCACTCGGCACTCATCAATGACATGGATGCCCAGCACGACTTCATCGTCACATGCGGATACTCCCTACGTCAAGGCCAGAACTACATGCTCGATCCCTTCCTCAACGTCTTCGACATCAAGAAgatggcctcgatgccgccgattCCCTTCCCCGCCGGAGCCGCATTCGTTCGCATGCACCCGAGGATgttgacgacgagcatcGTAGTCTCGCAGACTGGACAGATGCACGTTGTCGATCTGATGAACCCAAACACGAGCAATGTCCGCCAAGCAAACGTCATCTCGTACCTCAGCATGTTCGAAATTGCTCCCTCCGGCGAGGCCATTGCTCTTGCCGATCCCGAATGTTCGATCCACCTATGGGGATCACCGTCGAAACTACACTTTGTCGATCTCGCAACCCCAATCGAGTTTgccacggccgaggaagcgatGCCACCTGTCGAATGGACCCCTGACTT TCCACTCAACTCCGTAGGTCTGCCGTACTATCGTGATGTGCTGGCATCAGCCTGGCCGGATATTGTCTGCGATGTTGGCGCCCCACCAGCCAAGTTCGATGCTCCGTTTCTGCATGGCCtcaagacggccgagttCGGCATGTATGGTCGGAATACGCGCGGCCTTCGAAGAAACCAGGTCGATGATACGCGAAGTGTCCACAAGGCCGCCAGTTTGGGTCTAAAGGCCCCCAAGTTTCTGAGCGAAAAGGCTCGAGAATTGGCGAAGAGCGACACCCGCAGGTTGGATGATAAGGCCGATGATCTCCCAAGCCCCCTCGGCGGCCCAGAAATCAAAAGCATGCAATCGGAAATGCCATTGATGTACCGAAATGTTGAGatcaagtacagcaagttTGGTGTCGACGACTTCGATTTCGG CTTCTACAACAAGACTCGCTACTCCGGTTTGGAGATACACATCTCCAACTCTTACGCAAACTCCCTGCTTCAGATCATGCACTTCACCCCCCTGGTACGGAATTTGGCCCTACAGCACGCGGCAACGGCATGCATCAGCGAGATATGCCTGCTTTGCGAATTGGGTTTCCTTTTCGACATGCTACAGAAAGCCGATGGTTCTATATGCCAGGCGACCAACTTACTGAGGACTCTCAGCAACCACCCTCAAG CCGCTCCACTGGGACTACTCGAGGAGGACTTGCACGGGTCGTCGTTGAACGTCATGCTGCAAGGTTTGACACGATTCTTTCTGGAGAAGATTGTACAAGACTATCGAAGCATGTCgccctcttcttcttccatGGAGCAG ATCCTGGCCACCTCCGCCACAAGTTCCATACGATGTATGAACTGCAGGAGCGAGTACACCAGACCTGGATCGACCTTCGTTAATGATCTGCTTTATCCTCCACTT AAACAACCTGGCCGCAACAGTACCAAGATGCCACGCGTGACTTTCTCTCAAGTTCTTAAGAGTAGCATTGAGCGAGAGACGACATCGAAAGGCTGGTGCAGCCGCTGCCAGCGATATCAAACCATCGCCACCAGGAAATCCATCTACAACATTCCCGCCGTGTTGATGCTGAACACAGCCATCACCAACCCCGATCACCGCATGCTTTGGTCAACGCCAGGGTGGCTGCCGGAGGAGATTGGTATCATCGTCGACCAAGGCCAGTTCTATTGCTATGAAGGAGAGGACCTGAAGCTTCACCTGCAACGGGGGATGCACAACATCACCGTATACTCCCTTATCGGTATGGCCATAAATGTGGAGGGTGGCCAGACCCAAAAGCCTCACTTGGTGGCTGTGATCAATG TCGCACACGCCGAACCGGAAGCACCGGGCGAGAGTCAGTGGCACCTGTTCAACGACTTTTTGGTTCGCACCGTCCGCACCGATGACGCGCTCGCTTTCAACACGTCTTGGAAAGTTCCGTCGGTGATATGTTTCCAAATGAAACAAGCAAACAACAAAATCGATACAGACTGGAAAGACCATCTCGACACCTCCATTCTATACCAAGACTTCAG TCCCAGCTTGAACTCCGAAGTCAAGACGTATCAAATTCTCGATCCCAAGACGGAACGTCCTGGCCCGGAGACAATCATTGCCCTCGACACAGAATTCGTCGCCGTGCGGCAGCCGGAAATTGAGATGAACTCGGATGGCGAGCGAGAGACGATTCGACCCATCGTCTATGCCCTTGCCCGAGCCTCTGTCGTGCGCGGCCACGGCGAGAAGGAAGGGACGCCGTTCATCGATGACTACATTGCCATCAAGGAACCGATTGTAGACTATCTCACATCGTACTCGGGCATCAGGGAGGAAGACCTGGATCCTCGCATCTCGAAGCACAGCCTGCTACCGCTGAAGATGGCATACAAGAAGCTCTGGGTTCTCCTGAACTTGGGTTGCAAGTTCCTGGGCCACGGACTGAAGCAGGATTTTCGAGTCGTGAACATTCACGTTCCTAAGACTCAGGTCATCGACACCATCGacctcttcttcctccaGTCACGCCTCCGCAAGCTCTCTCTCGCCTTTTTGGCGTGGTGCCTCCTCAAGGAGGACATCCAGCTGGAGACGCATGACTCCATCGAGGACTCCCGCACCGCTCTCAAGCTATATAGGAAATACTTGGAATTCGAGGACGCCGGCATCTTGGACGCCATGCTGCAGGACATTTATCGTGCCGGCCGGGAGGTGAACTTCAAGCCGCCAAGGAAGGACGATTGCGACGTGCAGAGGGTGGACAccccgccgctgccggcggACGGGGGAACGCCTAGGCCATCGACACCCGTGAGAAAAGCGATTGGgctggcggcgccgacgcaggGGACGTCAGGTTTCGGTGGTGCCAGTTGGACGCCGGGTAAGGGGTCGCCGTTGAGATGA
- a CDS encoding binuclear Zn cluster-containing/DNA binding domain-containing protein gives MTPGREGEHEDAAGLTYPSPGAETMDAGPFYHANGRDGGASEHVPEHERQDVKPFPEDGHAHAHEQPHEHQHEHQHEHPHEHEHEHEREHEHENVQEHEHLQEQEQEQEHEHEHDQGQGEMQGQMQGQLQGQMQGQMQAQESAAAHQHVSRPSNLEELQLAAQLGDGLAGAQMMPATDPNMSVDDHDHSMRSIMPHPEPEQQQTPSYAQDAQAADHMAQHAIPVPVGPSVAPQYQMGDGIPPRKRSKVSRACDECRRKKIKCDAQSDAGDTPCSSCARASIRCLFSRVPQKRGPSKGYIKELADRIHSIENKLESEGNLTQDDIDKLFAPERPRSHSQTGEDGSRKRPFSSISTGEFSTPLTARQAPWGSEPRPIQPASASSDHFASHGFANNHALAPQPAAIKPDDTPSRPPMAPMDPSLAEADELPLPIDEDAVNDFLATIQPLYPILPSSASRIQSLLSQCPPSLRTAFALALLSVGQSTTGDAKHADGLLHEWENSSGQRTRATDIVHAQTLLLLIIDADWRGLPTLPFLLARAIALANSMSLWKATLAESADTDSEDQLSIKIWWSLVMMDRWYAAGMGRPSQIPDSSVVAQAGLQATVGEVCFHFLRLSKLLNRIAFVISTLPSGATTAEQSMASVLGDYIENYREDLPPHVDAASYPLVHLAYWHCRLLVTLLTPGATATDTMWPTKELANLLSLNGHLRSPLINHFVSLVVLSLSKLAKADSAREETTRLIKEIVDAPGGDHWDGARDRLAEQLRPSSSVEATASQGLQHLADLATAHEGIVPGAGEVAFGPSLASGYLETS, from the exons ATGACTCCAGGCAGGGAGGGCGAACATGAGGACGCCGCTGGTCTGACGTATCCATCCCCTGGTGCCGAAACGATGGATGCCGGTCCCTTCTACCACGCAAATGGCCGCGATGGAGGGGCATCAGAGCACGTCCCGGAGCACGAACGTCAAGATGTCAAGCCGTTCCCCGAAGACGGGCATGCGCATGCGCATGAGCAACCACACGAGCACCAACACGAGCACCAACACGAGCACCcacacgagcacgagcacgagcacgagcgcgaGCACGAACATGAGAACGTGCAGGAGCATGAACATctgcaggagcaggagcaggagcaggagcacgaACACGAGCACGATCAGGGGCAAGGAGAGATGCAGGGTCAAATGCAGGGTCAGCTGCAAGGCCAGATGCAGGGCCAGATGCAGGCACAGGAATCGGCCGCGGCGCATCAACATGTGTCGCGCCCGTCGAATCTCGAAGAGCTGCAGCTTGCGGCTCAGCTCGGCGATGGCTTGGCCGGCGCACAAATGATGCCTGCGACGGACCCGAACATGAGCGTGGACGATCACGACCACAGCATGCGCAGTATTATGCCTCACCCAGAacccgagcagcagcagaccCCATCCTATGCGCAAGACGCACAGGCAGCCGACCACATGGCCCAGCATGCCATCCCTGTTCCGGTTGGCCCCTCGGTGGCGCCGCAGTATCAGATGGGAGATGGCATTCCGCCCCGGAAGCGGTCCAAGGTCTCTCGCGCCTGCGACGAATGTAGACGAAAGAAAATCAAATGCGATGCGCAGTCGGACGCGGGAGACACGCCATGCTCCAGCTGCGCGCGAGCCTCGATTCGATGCTTGTTCAGCCGCGTGCCTCAAAAGCGAGGTCCAAGCAAGGG ATATATCAAGGAACTCGCGGACCGCATCCACAGCATCGAAAACAAGCTCGAGTCCGAAGGCAACCTGACGCAGGATGACATCGACAAGCTCTTCGCGCCCGAGCGGCCGCGCAGCCACAGCCAAACGGGAGAAGACGGAAGTCGAAAGCGACCCTTCTCAAGCATCTCCACGGGCGAGTTCAGCACGCCGTTGACGGCCCGTCAGGCGCCCTGGGGCTCGGAGCCCCGGCCAATCCAGCCGGCATCAGCGTCGTCGGATCACTTTGCGAGCCACGGGTTTGCCAACAACCACGCGTTGGCACCGCAGCCTGCCGCCATCAAGCCGGATGATACcccgtcaaggccgccgatGGCACCAATGGATCCGTccctggccgaggccgatgagcTGCCGCTACCAATCGACGAGGATGCTGTGAACGA TTTCCTGGCTACAATCCAGCCATTGTACCCCATTCTGCCGAGCAGCGCGTCCCGCATCCAGTCGCTGTTGTCACAGTGCCCCCCCTCTCTGAGGACGGcattcgccctcgcccttctCTCCGTCGGTCAAAGCACGACGGGAGATGCCAAacatgccgacggcctcctgCATGAGTGGGAGAACAGCAGCGGCCAGCGCACGAGAGCCACGGACATTGTCCATGCCCAGACTCTCCTGCTCTTGATAATCGATGCCGATTGGCGTGGAttgccgacgctgccgttcCTCCTGGCCCGAGCCATCGCGCTCGCCAACAGCATGAGCCTGTGGAAGGCTACACTCGCCGAGTCGGCAGACACCGACTCGGAGGATCAACTATCCATCAAGATTTGGTGGTCGTTGGTCATGATGGATCGTTGGTACGCCGCCGGCATGGGGCGACCCAGCCAAATCCCGGACAGCAGCGTAGTCGCCCAGGCAGGCCTGCAGGCGACGGTGGGCGAGGTCTGCTTCCACTTTCTGC GTTTGTCGAAGCTCCTGAACAGGATCGCCTTTGTCATCTCGACCCTACCTTCGGGCGCAACAACGGCCGAGCAATCGATGGCCTCCGTCCTCGGAGATTACATCGAGAACTATCGGGAAGACCTCCCCCCTCACGTCGATGCCGCGTCATACCCCCTCGTCCATCTTGCCTACTGGCATTGCCGTCTGCTCGTCACATTGCTGACCCCCGGCGCAACGGCAACCGACACCATGTGGCCGACGAAGGAGCTCGCGAATCTCTTGTCGCTCAACGGCCACCTGAGAAGCCCCCTCATCAATCACttcgtctccctcgtcgtcctttcCTTGAGCAAGCTGGCGAAAGCGGATAGCGCGCGGGAGGAGACTACAAGGCTGATCAAGGAGATTGTCGACGCGCCCGGCGGCGATCACTGGGACGGCGCCCGGGACCGATTGGCCGAGCAGcttcgtccgtcgtcgtcggtcgaggcgacggccagccAGGGACTCCAGCACCTCGCGGACCTGGCGACTGCGCACGAGGGGATCGTCCCTGGCGCAGGCGAAGTGGCCTTTGGgccctccctcgcctccgGTTACCTTGAAACCTCATGA
- a CDS encoding Copper fist DNA binding domain protein has translation MLIDGEKYACEACVRGHRVSNCQHSDRPLQHINKKGRPVSQCQHCRTMRKSRSAHVKCDCGEKTTKCAHLQQPLEGHNETCCCNHGGRCTCSLKKEASLDTVPESDSDLEALLLSGASKPKLNARRRRANTVHSDGALALSRNGHHKPMGSKHNRAAQKCGPYQISRVNSAASTGSLVAAAESLPYADVEGRPRSNTTLAHEQRRVKSETASPLMSGSAFPQLHAGALPPLDMSRIDYVSCLGGGTFEMFSGLPPEPEGGPIYSAGLSATPVDWSHYDLARTKGDFAPSSYSQAGARSFNGLLDFGSGSEQLPRLANTTSTSGEVSEVEDLMGNGDGDFDGFRTATGGFLRQGNVIGNAVDLTSIDYDSFYSNKNSDATSAPATAISMVEEDPAFWMPNYNDGIATMEENPDALAASSMGTFWEM, from the exons ATGTTGATAGACGGCGAGAAGTATGCTTGCGAGGCCTGCGTTCGTGGCCATCGTGTGAGCAACTGCCAGCATTCCG ATCGGCCGCTTCAGCACATCAACAAGAAGGGCCGGCCGGTGTCGCAATGCCAGCACTGTCGCACCATGCGCAAGTCCCGCTCCGCCCACGTCAAGTGCGACTGCGGCGAGAAGACGACCAAGTGTGCCCACCTGCAGCAGCCACTCGAGGGACACAATG AAACCTGCTGCTGCAACCACGGCGGTCGCTGCACCTGCTCTCTCAAGAAGGAAGCCTCTCTCGACACCGTCCCAGAGTCCGATTCAGACCTCGAGGCCCTGCTCCTCTCGGGCGCCTCGAAGCCGAAGCTGAATGCCAGGCGCCGCCGGGCCAACACGGTGCACTCGGACGGTGCCCTGGCCTTGAGCCGGAACGGTCATCACAAGCCGATGGGCTCCAAGCACAACCGAGCCGCCCAGAAATGTGGCCCGTACCAGATCAGCCGCGTCAACTCTGCGGCGAGCACGggcagcctcgtcgccgctgccgagagCCTGCCCTACGCCGATGTCGAGGGTCGGCCACGGTCCAACACGACGCTTGCCCACGAGCAGCGGAGGGTCAAGTCCGAGACGGCGTCCCCGCTCATGTCCGGCTCGGCCTTCCCTCAGCTCCACGCCGGCGCCCTTCCACCGTTGGACATGTCTCGGATCGATTACGTTTCGTGCCTCGGCGGTGGCACCTTCGAGATGTTCTCGGGCCTTCCCCCCGAACCGGAGGGCGGCCCGATATACAGCGCCGGCCTGAGCGCGACGCCCGTCGACTGGAGCCACTATGACCTCGCCCGGACAAAGGGAGACTTTGCTCCCTCCAGCTACAGCCAGGCCGGCGCTCGAAGCTTCAACGGCCTCTTGGACTTTGGCAGCGGCTCCGAGCAGCTCCCCCGGCTCGCCAACACGACCTCCACGTCGGGCGAAGTGTCCGAGGTGGAAGACCTGATGGGCAACGGAGACGGCGACTTCGACGGCTTCCGAACCGCCACCGGCGGTTTCCTTCGCCAGGGCAACGTCATCGGCAACGCCGTAGATCTCACCAGCATCGACTACGACAGCTTCTACAGCAACAAGAACTCGGATGCCACCAGCGCGCCTGCCACGGCCATCTCCATGGTCGAAGAGGATCCGGCCTTCTGGATGCCCAACTACAACGATGGCATcgcgacgatggaggagaaCCCggatgccctcgccgcctcctcgatgGGCACTTTCTGGGAGATGTGA